One Deinococcus grandis DNA window includes the following coding sequences:
- the nuoD gene encoding NADH dehydrogenase (quinone) subunit D encodes MHTQIMSLNVGPQHPSTHGVLRLVVDMDGEYVVKVTPHMGYLHTGFEKTFENRTYQQGVTYAPRTDYLHSFGHELAYVLSVEKLLQADVPERATTVRVILHELGRIHSHLVFVGTGLLDLGALTPFFYAFREKEALQDLFEAVCGYRMNQGYFRVGGLYRDIPDDWAPRVEKFLDQMERGVTEYTTLFAQNPIFLDRAKGVGVIPPEVALDLGLTGPNLRASGVPLDHRKDNPYCGYETYDFNVITSTDGDSLARFNMRLLEFGESIKIVRQGLRRLKPGPVKDPNRKISLPPRHELETSMEAVIHHFKLVTEGFHPPTGEVYVPVESARGEVGYYIVSDGGSMPYRVKIRAPSFVNLQALEYACVGAQFADLITILATIDPVLGDVDR; translated from the coding sequence ATGCACACGCAGATCATGAGCCTGAACGTCGGGCCGCAGCACCCCAGTACGCACGGCGTGCTGCGGCTCGTGGTGGACATGGACGGCGAGTACGTCGTGAAGGTCACCCCGCACATGGGGTACCTGCACACCGGTTTCGAGAAGACCTTCGAGAACCGCACGTACCAGCAGGGCGTGACCTACGCGCCCCGCACCGACTACCTGCACTCCTTCGGGCATGAACTCGCGTACGTCCTCAGCGTCGAGAAACTGCTGCAGGCGGACGTGCCCGAGCGGGCCACCACCGTGCGCGTCATCCTGCACGAACTGGGGCGCATCCACAGCCACCTCGTGTTCGTCGGGACCGGCCTGCTCGACCTGGGCGCCCTGACGCCGTTCTTCTACGCCTTCCGCGAGAAGGAAGCCCTCCAGGACCTCTTCGAGGCCGTGTGCGGCTACCGCATGAACCAGGGGTACTTCCGCGTCGGCGGCCTGTACCGCGACATTCCCGACGACTGGGCACCCCGCGTGGAGAAGTTCCTCGACCAGATGGAACGCGGCGTCACCGAGTACACCACCCTGTTCGCGCAGAACCCCATCTTCCTCGACCGCGCCAAAGGGGTGGGTGTCATCCCGCCCGAGGTCGCCCTCGACCTGGGCCTCACCGGACCCAACCTGCGCGCCAGCGGCGTGCCCCTCGACCACCGCAAGGACAACCCCTACTGCGGCTACGAGACCTACGACTTCAACGTCATCACCAGCACCGACGGCGACAGTCTGGCGCGCTTCAACATGCGCCTCCTCGAATTCGGCGAGAGCATCAAGATCGTCCGCCAGGGCCTCAGGCGCCTCAAGCCCGGCCCGGTCAAGGACCCCAACCGCAAGATCAGCCTCCCACCCCGCCACGAACTCGAAACGAGCATGGAAGCGGTCATCCACCACTTCAAACTCGTCACGGAAGGCTTCCACCCGCCCACCGGCGAGGTGTACGTCCCCGTCGAGAGTGCGCGCGGCGAGGTCGGGTACTACATCGTCAGCGACGGCGGCAGCATGCCGTACCGCGTGAAGATCCGCGCGCCCAGCTTCGTGAACCTCCAGGCCCTCGAGTACGCCTGCGTCGGCGCGCAGTTCGCGGACCTCATCACGATCCTGGCAACCATTGACCCCGTGCTGGGCGACGTGGACCGGTGA
- a CDS encoding NADH-quinone oxidoreductase subunit A — protein sequence MLLVALGIGIVAVLASALLGPKKASRTKLMAYESGNDPERGGVGTGQRFPVHFYLVAMLFIIFDIETAFFYPLAVAYQKLIPFAFFEAVTFVLLLLVGYVYILKKKVLEWA from the coding sequence ATGCTGCTCGTCGCGCTCGGCATCGGCATCGTCGCCGTGCTCGCCAGCGCCCTGCTGGGCCCCAAAAAGGCCAGCCGCACCAAACTCATGGCCTACGAAAGCGGCAACGACCCCGAACGCGGCGGCGTCGGCACCGGCCAGCGCTTCCCGGTGCACTTCTACCTCGTGGCCATGCTGTTCATCATCTTCGACATCGAAACCGCCTTCTTCTACCCCCTGGCCGTCGCGTACCAGAAACTCATCCCCTTCGCCTTCTTCGAGGCCGTCACCTTCGTGCTCCTGCTGCTCGTCGGGTACGTCTACATCCTGAAGAAGAAGGTGCTGGAGTGGGCGTGA
- a CDS encoding NADH-quinone oxidoreductase subunit J, with product MMLAFILLGALAIVGGVITIAAKNAVHASLGLVGTLLCVAGLFATLNASFLAATQVIVYAGAVMVLFLFVIMLLNANQPVTERDPVPYVRELAGIGGTLLAGAFVVLAFTYKDPRPLAESAEALRGGSALVMGETLLTRFLLPFEAVSILLLVAIVGAVALVQRPAAQPDGVPDELEEPVGAAREERVAAPRGAAPALMSEGEVRA from the coding sequence ATGATGCTGGCGTTCATCCTGCTGGGCGCGCTGGCGATCGTGGGCGGCGTGATCACCATTGCCGCGAAGAACGCGGTGCACGCGTCGCTGGGGCTGGTGGGGACGCTGTTGTGCGTGGCGGGTCTGTTCGCGACGCTGAACGCGTCGTTCCTGGCGGCGACGCAGGTGATCGTGTACGCGGGCGCGGTGATGGTGCTGTTCCTGTTCGTGATCATGCTCCTGAACGCGAACCAGCCGGTCACGGAACGCGACCCGGTGCCGTACGTGCGCGAACTCGCCGGGATCGGCGGAACGCTGCTGGCCGGGGCGTTCGTGGTGCTGGCCTTCACGTACAAGGACCCGCGTCCGCTGGCCGAGAGTGCCGAGGCGCTGCGGGGCGGCTCCGCACTGGTGATGGGGGAGACCCTCCTGACCCGCTTCCTGCTGCCCTTCGAGGCGGTGAGCATCCTGCTGCTCGTGGCGATCGTGGGTGCGGTGGCGCTCGTGCAGCGCCCGGCGGCGCAGCCGGACGGCGTGCCGGACGAACTGGAGGAACCGGTGGGGGCCGCGCGTGAGGAGCGGGTCGCCGCGCCGCGCGGGGCCGCCCCGGCCCTCATGAGCGAAGGGGAGGTGCGTGCCTGA
- the nuoH gene encoding NADH-quinone oxidoreductase subunit NuoH, with amino-acid sequence MPDWLATLLISLLKAVLVVLGLLTTFAYMTLIERRLLGRMQLRPGPNRVGPMGLLQPAADAIKSIFKEDLTVTLADKLVYTLAPIVAIGMALTAFGGLPAGPAGSLFGENPWVYNLDTGILALLALTSMGVYGIFLGGWASGSKYPILGGLRSSAQMISYELGMGLSLLGLLMIVGTTSFHGIVGWQAQNGPMILFQSLGFVLFLISSFAETNRTPFDLPEAEQEIVAGYLTEYSAIKWALFQMAEYVNMITASAVMATLFFGGWKGPQFLNGLIPGISDWPLIWLIVKIAFFLFLFIWVRATLPRLRYDQLMRFGWKLVLPLALANTVMTAAFLAFRGSGGLWFLGVLSLAGVLALLVLSDRVRVLWNQSSIRPEGDIVRAGGD; translated from the coding sequence ATGCCCGACTGGCTCGCCACCCTGCTCATCTCGCTGCTCAAGGCGGTGCTGGTCGTCCTGGGGCTGCTGACCACCTTCGCGTATATGACCCTGATCGAGCGGCGCCTGCTGGGCCGCATGCAGCTGCGCCCCGGCCCGAACCGCGTGGGGCCCATGGGCCTGCTGCAACCCGCCGCGGACGCCATCAAGAGCATCTTCAAGGAAGACCTGACCGTCACCCTGGCCGACAAGCTGGTGTACACCCTGGCGCCCATCGTCGCCATCGGCATGGCCCTGACCGCGTTCGGGGGCCTGCCCGCCGGTCCCGCCGGGAGTCTCTTCGGCGAGAACCCCTGGGTGTACAACCTCGACACCGGCATCCTCGCGCTGCTCGCCCTGACCAGCATGGGCGTGTACGGCATCTTCCTGGGCGGCTGGGCGTCCGGCAGCAAGTACCCGATCCTGGGCGGCCTGCGGTCAAGCGCGCAGATGATCAGCTACGAACTCGGCATGGGCCTCAGCCTGCTGGGCCTGCTGATGATCGTCGGCACGACCTCCTTCCACGGCATTGTCGGCTGGCAGGCGCAGAACGGCCCGATGATCCTCTTCCAGTCGCTGGGCTTCGTGCTGTTCCTGATCTCGTCCTTCGCGGAAACCAACCGCACGCCGTTCGACCTGCCGGAAGCCGAGCAGGAGATCGTCGCCGGGTACCTCACCGAGTACAGCGCGATCAAATGGGCGCTGTTCCAGATGGCCGAGTACGTGAACATGATCACCGCGTCCGCCGTCATGGCCACCCTGTTCTTCGGCGGCTGGAAGGGCCCGCAGTTCCTCAACGGCCTGATCCCCGGCATTTCAGACTGGCCACTGATCTGGCTGATCGTGAAGATCGCGTTCTTCCTGTTCCTGTTCATCTGGGTGCGCGCTACCCTCCCGAGGTTGCGCTACGACCAGCTGATGCGTTTCGGCTGGAAACTCGTCCTCCCGCTGGCGCTGGCCAACACCGTCATGACCGCCGCGTTCCTCGCCTTCCGCGGCTCCGGCGGCCTGTGGTTCCTGGGCGTCCTCAGCCTCGCCGGTGTGCTCGCGCTGCTCGTCCTGAGCGACCGCGTCCGCGTCCTGTGGAACCAGTCCAGCATCCGCCCCGAAGGCGACATCGTCCGCGCCGGAGGCGACTGA
- the nuoG gene encoding NADH-quinone oxidoreductase subunit NuoG, which translates to MKVTVDGVGIDLPAGTSAIDAVFSAGGDVPYFCAHKYLSPVGACRMCLVESGSPRKNPDGSFVMEGEGDAATPKIFWFPKPMASCTMQATEGMHIRTAKTSEVVAKAQAGMMEFTLLNHPLDCPTCDKGGACELQDRAFEYGYGASRFGFDRRHAEKHYPLSDFVILDQERCIHCKRCVRYFEEVPGQEVLDFIERGGHTFIDTEEGGLPTGFSGNITDICPVGALLDNVARFRGRNWEYDHTPTTCTLCPVGCSITVDARNGRLERIVAGENRDVNEAWICDAGRFGHPFASEERLTTPLIRNEDGALVPATWDEAITAINRGLLGLPLADLGLFVGADATLEEGAALAALADALNARHVDHFPRHSVFIAPTATLTDVATADAVVVLGADLGEEAPVLELRILEMLRGGLLPAEFAHGTAIADLRLVERPARRPERLAVIGGESRLWGHAGHRVSANGENALTRLARPDTDDLKAVRALLDSAERPVLILGADALRGASGSAAALLADLASRTGAKVIAIPAGPNSNGLAALNLVPRTGGLGIERLGEVPAAFISRLDLGTRAVGFTVVHDTHLTATAQLADVVLPAVTNYEKRGTVQNLEGRLLPLNPAAIQSGEAADLIRTLTALAEALGVKAPARGQRGAQTLLTERVGVNTAGIQAGGALHSFARTFVAPAAPHTPKLWTERMRSRDRDWVERIQDLVEGGWTLPVAPAAPQPGGDD; encoded by the coding sequence GTGAAAGTCACTGTCGACGGCGTAGGCATCGACCTGCCCGCCGGAACGTCCGCCATCGACGCGGTGTTCTCGGCTGGCGGGGACGTGCCGTACTTCTGCGCGCACAAGTACCTCTCGCCGGTGGGCGCGTGCCGCATGTGCCTCGTGGAATCCGGGTCGCCCCGGAAGAATCCGGACGGGTCGTTCGTGATGGAAGGGGAGGGGGACGCGGCCACGCCGAAGATCTTCTGGTTCCCCAAACCCATGGCGTCCTGCACGATGCAGGCGACCGAGGGCATGCACATCCGCACCGCGAAGACGTCGGAGGTCGTGGCGAAGGCGCAGGCGGGCATGATGGAGTTCACGCTGCTGAACCACCCGCTGGACTGCCCCACCTGCGATAAGGGCGGCGCGTGCGAGCTCCAGGACCGTGCGTTCGAGTACGGGTACGGCGCGAGCCGCTTCGGCTTCGACCGCCGCCACGCGGAGAAGCACTACCCGCTGTCGGACTTCGTGATCCTGGATCAGGAGCGCTGCATTCACTGCAAACGCTGCGTGCGGTACTTCGAGGAGGTGCCGGGCCAGGAGGTGCTGGACTTCATCGAGCGCGGCGGGCACACCTTCATCGACACCGAGGAGGGCGGGCTGCCCACGGGCTTCAGTGGGAACATCACGGACATCTGCCCGGTGGGGGCGCTGCTGGACAACGTGGCGCGCTTCCGGGGCCGCAACTGGGAGTACGACCACACGCCGACCACCTGCACGCTGTGCCCGGTCGGGTGCAGCATCACGGTGGACGCCCGCAACGGCCGCCTGGAACGCATCGTGGCGGGCGAGAACCGCGACGTGAACGAGGCGTGGATCTGCGACGCGGGCCGCTTCGGTCACCCCTTCGCCAGCGAGGAACGCCTGACCACCCCCCTGATCCGCAATGAGGACGGCGCGCTGGTGCCCGCCACGTGGGACGAGGCGATCACCGCGATCAACCGCGGCCTGCTGGGCCTGCCGCTGGCGGACCTGGGTCTGTTCGTGGGTGCGGACGCCACGCTGGAGGAGGGTGCGGCTCTGGCGGCCCTGGCGGACGCGCTAAACGCCCGGCACGTGGATCACTTCCCGCGTCACTCGGTGTTCATCGCGCCGACCGCCACCCTGACGGACGTGGCGACCGCCGACGCCGTCGTCGTGCTGGGCGCGGACCTGGGCGAGGAAGCGCCGGTGCTGGAACTCCGCATCCTGGAGATGCTGCGCGGCGGCCTGCTGCCCGCCGAGTTCGCGCACGGCACCGCCATTGCCGACCTGCGCCTCGTGGAGCGCCCCGCCCGCAGGCCCGAGCGGCTGGCCGTGATCGGCGGCGAGTCGCGCCTGTGGGGGCACGCCGGGCACCGCGTCAGCGCGAACGGTGAGAACGCCCTGACCCGCCTCGCCCGCCCGGACACGGACGACCTGAAGGCCGTGCGCGCCCTGCTGGACAGCGCCGAGCGCCCCGTGCTGATCCTGGGCGCGGATGCCCTGCGCGGCGCGAGCGGCTCGGCAGCGGCGTTGCTGGCCGACCTCGCCTCGCGCACCGGGGCGAAGGTCATCGCGATTCCCGCCGGGCCGAACAGTAACGGGCTGGCCGCGCTGAACCTCGTGCCCCGCACGGGCGGGCTGGGGATCGAGCGCCTGGGCGAGGTGCCCGCCGCGTTCATCAGCCGTCTGGACCTGGGCACGCGCGCGGTGGGCTTCACGGTCGTGCACGACACGCACCTGACCGCCACCGCCCAGCTGGCAGACGTGGTCCTGCCCGCCGTGACGAACTACGAGAAGCGCGGCACCGTCCAGAACCTCGAAGGTCGCCTGCTGCCCCTGAATCCCGCCGCGATCCAGAGCGGCGAGGCGGCCGACCTGATCCGCACCCTGACCGCGCTGGCCGAGGCGCTGGGCGTGAAGGCCCCTGCGCGCGGGCAGCGCGGCGCGCAGACCCTGCTGACCGAACGGGTGGGCGTGAACACCGCCGGGATTCAGGCGGGCGGCGCGCTGCACAGCTTCGCCCGTACGTTCGTGGCCCCCGCCGCGCCCCACACGCCGAAACTCTGGACCGAGCGCATGCGTTCCCGGGACCGCGACTGGGTGGAGCGCATCCAGGATCTCGTGGAGGGCGGCTGGACGCTGCCGGTCGCACCGGCGGCACCTCAACCCGGAGGGGACGACTGA
- the nuoK gene encoding NADH-quinone oxidoreductase subunit NuoK has protein sequence MVPTTSYLALSGILFALGMIGLLTRRTAIMVFLSVELMLNAANLALVAFARSWGDPTGQTAVFIVMTLAAAEVAIGLAIIVAIFRKRETTNVDDLAALKG, from the coding sequence ATGGTGCCCACGACCTCGTACCTGGCCCTGTCCGGGATTCTGTTCGCGCTGGGCATGATCGGCTTGCTGACGCGCCGCACGGCGATCATGGTGTTCCTGTCGGTGGAACTGATGCTGAACGCCGCGAACCTCGCACTGGTGGCGTTCGCGCGGTCGTGGGGCGACCCGACCGGGCAGACGGCCGTGTTCATCGTGATGACGCTGGCCGCCGCCGAGGTGGCGATCGGGCTGGCGATCATCGTCGCGATCTTCCGTAAACGCGAGACCACGAACGTGGACGACCTCGCGGCACTGAAAGGCTGA
- a CDS encoding NADH-quinone oxidoreductase subunit C, with protein sequence MDPLKPADAKPMGREGVAQSSTSAAPVVPSPVPVIPAAPSRDVTGLIAELGLTEDHAAEPTALVTPGDLHRAAQALKDHGFMLMDTVGIDYSTYTEARPKRFAVLHNIYHPRDHRRLFLRVWLDDGEMLPSLYPIWRAANYLEREVYDLMGVTFTGHPDLRKVLTPDDLEGHPLRKDFPLGETPTLFREGRHLDPAAFRAGLTGRDAGLTGYRGELRRGRGEDRLPPVMPEGGPK encoded by the coding sequence ATGGACCCGCTGAAACCCGCAGACGCGAAACCCATGGGCCGCGAGGGCGTCGCGCAGTCCAGCACCAGCGCCGCGCCGGTCGTCCCGTCCCCGGTCCCGGTGATTCCGGCGGCGCCCAGCCGCGACGTGACCGGCCTGATCGCCGAGCTGGGCCTGACCGAGGACCACGCCGCTGAACCCACCGCCCTGGTCACGCCCGGCGACCTGCACCGCGCTGCGCAGGCCCTCAAGGACCACGGGTTCATGCTGATGGACACCGTCGGCATTGACTACAGCACGTACACCGAAGCCCGACCCAAACGCTTCGCGGTGCTGCACAACATCTACCACCCGCGCGACCACCGCCGCCTCTTCCTGCGCGTGTGGCTGGACGACGGCGAGATGCTGCCCAGCCTGTACCCCATCTGGCGCGCCGCGAACTACCTGGAACGCGAGGTGTACGACCTGATGGGCGTCACCTTCACCGGGCACCCCGACCTGCGCAAGGTCCTCACGCCCGACGACCTCGAAGGGCACCCGCTGCGCAAGGACTTCCCGCTGGGCGAGACGCCCACCCTGTTCCGCGAGGGCCGCCACCTCGACCCGGCCGCGTTCCGCGCGGGCCTCACCGGGCGCGACGCGGGCCTCACCGGGTACCGCGGCGAACTCCGCCGGGGACGCGGCGAGGACCGCCTGCCGCCCGTCATGCCGGAAGGAGGGCCCAAGTGA
- the nuoI gene encoding NADH-quinone oxidoreductase subunit NuoI produces the protein MGVLEIAKGMGVTLGKLFQKPVTVSYPEQRATLQPRFRGRHILTRHPGTGLEKCIGCSLCAAACPAYAIYVEAAENDPAAPVSPGERYAKVYEINMLRCIFCGMCEEACPTGAVVLGNEFEMADYRSRDFVYAKEDMLVGVTGSVPQRREATRLGKPVRLGFQLDGGQPRAELEGVKYQ, from the coding sequence ATGGGCGTTCTTGAAATAGCCAAGGGCATGGGCGTCACGCTGGGGAAACTGTTCCAGAAGCCCGTGACTGTCAGTTATCCCGAACAGCGCGCCACGCTGCAACCCCGCTTCCGCGGGCGGCACATCCTGACCCGCCACCCCGGCACCGGGCTGGAAAAGTGCATCGGCTGCTCGCTGTGCGCCGCCGCCTGCCCCGCCTACGCCATCTACGTGGAGGCCGCCGAGAACGACCCGGCCGCGCCCGTGTCGCCCGGCGAGCGCTACGCGAAGGTGTACGAGATCAACATGCTGCGCTGCATCTTCTGCGGCATGTGCGAGGAAGCCTGCCCGACCGGCGCGGTCGTGCTGGGCAACGAGTTCGAGATGGCCGACTACCGCTCCCGCGACTTCGTGTACGCCAAGGAAGACATGCTCGTCGGCGTGACCGGCAGCGTCCCGCAGCGCCGCGAGGCCACTCGATTGGGTAAACCCGTCCGCCTGGGCTTCCAGCTCGACGGCGGGCAGCCCCGCGCGGAACTGGAAGGAGTGAAGTACCAGTGA
- the nuoE gene encoding NADH-quinone oxidoreductase subunit NuoE, whose protein sequence is MSYFAEKQPLVADIFSRYPDSPQGRRSALMPLLREVQDAEGFVSESRMAEIAALCGTTATEVRSVMSFYSTYHTLPTGKYHLQVCSTLMCALAGSDELWDHLVETLDVQPGEVSADGRFSVQKVECLGSCGTAPMMQINDDGYYENVGPGKCARILASLRNDLQPLPDNPVPVTVGADGRQVLATGQAIGSSVTGLHRLPEQAGGEA, encoded by the coding sequence TTGAGTTACTTCGCTGAGAAACAACCACTGGTGGCGGATATCTTCAGCCGTTACCCGGATTCACCGCAGGGGCGGCGCAGCGCGCTGATGCCGCTGCTGCGCGAGGTGCAGGACGCGGAAGGCTTCGTGTCCGAATCTCGCATGGCGGAGATCGCGGCGCTGTGCGGCACGACCGCGACCGAGGTGCGCTCGGTCATGAGCTTCTACTCCACGTACCACACGCTCCCCACGGGCAAATACCACCTGCAGGTGTGCTCCACGCTGATGTGCGCGCTGGCCGGGTCGGACGAGCTGTGGGATCACCTCGTGGAGACGCTGGACGTGCAGCCGGGCGAGGTCAGCGCGGACGGGCGGTTCAGCGTGCAGAAGGTCGAGTGCCTGGGCTCGTGCGGGACCGCGCCGATGATGCAGATCAACGACGACGGGTACTACGAGAACGTGGGGCCGGGCAAGTGCGCGCGGATTCTGGCGTCGCTGCGAAACGATCTTCAGCCGCTGCCGGACAACCCGGTGCCGGTGACGGTGGGCGCGGACGGGCGGCAGGTGCTGGCGACCGGTCAGGCGATCGGGTCGAGCGTGACGGGCCTGCACCGCCTGCCGGAACAGGCCGGGGGTGAGGCATGA
- the nuoF gene encoding NADH-quinone oxidoreductase subunit NuoF produces MTATAPTPPKPITSAKDPRFAPTLYAHVGQADSWTLDYYRRNGGYEPVKRAFAMGPDAVIEEVKKSGLRGRGGAGFATGLKWSFMPLKDGKPHYIICNADESEPGSFKDRYLLSEDPHQLIEGMIIAGYAMRASVGYIYIRGEYVHAAERMWAAIHEAREAGLLGQNILGSGFDFQLYVHRGAGAYICGEETALMNSLEGLRANPRLKPPFPAAAGLYGLPTTINNVETFCAATQILRYGADWHAGMGTEKSKGMKLFQISGPVARPGVYELPLGTTFRELIYDWAGGPLEEMKAIIPGGSSCPMLPWTDAILDTPMDYESVAAAGSMLGTGGVTLIPKADCIVNATWNLVRFYGHESCGKCTPCREGISSWMTRMYQKLVTGRGQPGDVQLILDMSDNIGGRSFCALADACLGPVLSSIKLFREEYDALAGTQQPLYPARKRWKDA; encoded by the coding sequence ATGACCGCCACCGCACCGACACCACCCAAACCGATCACCAGTGCGAAGGACCCGCGTTTCGCGCCGACGCTGTACGCGCACGTCGGGCAGGCAGACAGCTGGACGCTCGACTACTACCGCCGGAACGGCGGGTACGAACCGGTGAAACGCGCCTTCGCGATGGGCCCGGACGCCGTGATCGAGGAAGTGAAGAAGTCCGGTCTGCGCGGGCGCGGAGGAGCGGGCTTCGCGACCGGCCTGAAGTGGTCGTTCATGCCCCTGAAGGACGGCAAGCCGCACTACATCATCTGCAACGCGGACGAGTCCGAACCCGGCAGCTTCAAGGACCGCTACCTGCTGAGCGAGGACCCGCACCAGCTGATCGAGGGCATGATCATCGCAGGCTACGCCATGCGCGCCTCGGTGGGCTACATCTACATCCGCGGGGAGTACGTGCACGCCGCCGAACGCATGTGGGCCGCGATTCACGAGGCGCGCGAGGCCGGACTGCTCGGGCAGAACATCCTGGGCAGCGGGTTCGACTTCCAGCTGTACGTGCACCGGGGCGCCGGGGCGTACATCTGCGGCGAGGAAACCGCGCTGATGAACTCGCTGGAGGGCCTGCGCGCCAACCCGCGCCTCAAACCGCCCTTCCCGGCAGCGGCGGGCCTGTACGGGCTACCCACCACCATCAACAACGTCGAGACGTTCTGCGCCGCCACCCAGATCCTCCGCTACGGCGCGGACTGGCACGCGGGCATGGGCACCGAGAAGAGCAAGGGCATGAAACTCTTCCAGATCTCCGGCCCCGTCGCGCGGCCCGGCGTGTACGAACTGCCGCTCGGCACCACCTTCCGCGAACTCATCTACGACTGGGCTGGCGGCCCCCTGGAGGAGATGAAGGCCATCATCCCCGGCGGGAGCAGCTGCCCCATGCTGCCCTGGACGGACGCGATCCTGGATACGCCCATGGACTACGAATCCGTCGCGGCCGCCGGAAGCATGCTCGGCACCGGCGGTGTGACCCTGATCCCTAAGGCGGACTGCATCGTGAACGCCACCTGGAACCTCGTGCGCTTCTACGGCCACGAGAGCTGCGGCAAATGCACGCCCTGCCGCGAGGGCATCAGCTCCTGGATGACCCGCATGTACCAGAAACTCGTCACCGGACGCGGGCAGCCCGGCGACGTGCAGCTCATCCTGGACATGAGCGACAACATCGGCGGCCGCAGCTTCTGCGCGCTGGCCGACGCGTGCCTGGGCCCCGTGCTGAGCTCCATCAAGCTGTTCCGCGAGGAATACGACGCCCTGGCTGGCACCCAGCAGCCCCTGTACCCCGCGCGTAAGCGCTGGAAGGACGCATGA
- a CDS encoding NuoB/complex I 20 kDa subunit family protein, whose product MPLKELFEKDWQELESEGILFSSLEKLVAWGRSNSLWPATFGLACCAIEMMSSTDGRNDLARFGSEVFRASPRQADVMIVAGRLSKKMAPVMRRVYDQMPDPKWVISMGACASSGGMFNNYAIVQNVDSVVPVDIFVPGCPPRPEALIYAVMQLQKKVRGEAFDGLGQQLPMVDAWTR is encoded by the coding sequence ATGCCACTGAAGGAACTGTTCGAGAAGGACTGGCAGGAACTGGAGTCCGAGGGGATCCTGTTTTCCAGCCTGGAGAAGCTAGTCGCGTGGGGGCGGAGTAACAGCCTGTGGCCCGCGACGTTCGGGCTGGCGTGCTGCGCCATTGAGATGATGAGCTCCACCGACGGCCGCAACGACCTGGCGCGCTTCGGGAGTGAGGTGTTTCGCGCGTCGCCCCGGCAGGCGGACGTGATGATCGTCGCGGGGCGCCTGAGCAAGAAGATGGCGCCGGTCATGCGCCGCGTGTACGACCAGATGCCCGACCCGAAGTGGGTGATCAGCATGGGCGCCTGCGCCAGCAGTGGGGGCATGTTCAACAACTACGCGATCGTGCAGAACGTGGACAGCGTCGTGCCGGTGGACATCTTCGTGCCCGGCTGCCCCCCGCGCCCCGAGGCGCTGATCTACGCCGTGATGCAGCTTCAGAAGAAGGTGCGCGGCGAGGCCTTCGACGGGCTGGGCCAGCAGCTGCCGATGGTGGACGCATGGACCCGCTGA
- a CDS encoding zinc metalloprotease — protein sequence MSAVLIAAQVLAGLVTFVCLHELGHVLMARRYGDRSARFTLLGRRNGAWIVATTHTTLADTDSWPGVKVALAGPLFTRLLAEGLGLLLVLGLTPAVARPFVLTVFLLSRTDFWLYTLRDFAAGYLARRSLPGRDIADAVRGGAALVGRSQGQLFALLLGVSTLDLIVGWPRLAATLTGGSL from the coding sequence ATGAGTGCTGTCCTGATCGCCGCGCAGGTTCTGGCGGGACTGGTGACGTTCGTGTGCCTGCACGAGCTGGGACACGTCCTGATGGCGCGGCGCTACGGGGACCGCTCGGCGCGGTTCACGCTGCTGGGCCGCCGGAACGGAGCGTGGATCGTGGCGACCACCCACACGACCCTGGCCGACACGGACTCCTGGCCGGGCGTGAAGGTCGCGCTGGCCGGGCCGCTGTTCACCCGCCTGCTGGCCGAGGGGCTGGGGCTGCTGCTCGTGCTGGGCCTGACCCCGGCGGTCGCCCGGCCATTCGTGCTGACGGTGTTCCTGCTGTCCCGCACGGACTTCTGGCTGTACACCCTGCGGGACTTCGCCGCCGGGTACCTCGCGCGCCGGTCCCTGCCGGGCCGGGACATCGCGGACGCCGTGCGGGGCGGGGCGGCGCTGGTCGGGCGCAGTCAGGGGCAGCTGTTCGCGCTGCTGCTGGGCGTCTCGACGCTTGATCTGATCGTGGGCTGGCCGCGACTGGCCGCCACGTTGACTGGAGGTTCGCTGTGA